Proteins encoded within one genomic window of Dehalococcoidia bacterium:
- a CDS encoding acyl-CoA dehydrogenase family protein, with amino-acid sequence MDFRLSAEDEGFRGEVRRFLGENWSGEASGYDPSSPAAFQAQQRFQQKLAEHGWLTLAWPKAYGGMGASHLRQLVFQEEVGRVGAPATNGGINLVGPCLMVHGTEAQKQRFLPPIARGEAYWCQGFSEPGSGSDLASLQLRAVRDGDDFVLNGQKIWTSGAQYAGWIHVLGRTDPDAPKHRGITYFMAEMSSPGISVRPIVQMNGRSGFNETFFENVRVPANQIIGEINRGWYAATTTLDFERSGIGFVVGAERTLAKLTAFAGMASPSGGKPADLPGVRARLAELQIEAAVGRWLAYRVAWMQGRGLIPNYESSMSKVYGTELNQRVAAAGINLLGLYGGLRPGSPFAPLQGELEDMYLSTVSYTIAAGTSEIQRNIIATRGLGLPRG; translated from the coding sequence ATGGACTTCCGGCTGAGCGCAGAGGACGAGGGCTTCCGCGGCGAGGTGCGGCGCTTCCTCGGCGAAAACTGGAGCGGCGAAGCGAGCGGCTACGATCCCTCGAGTCCGGCGGCGTTCCAGGCGCAGCAACGCTTCCAGCAGAAGCTTGCCGAACACGGTTGGCTGACGCTCGCCTGGCCCAAAGCATACGGCGGCATGGGCGCCAGCCACCTGCGCCAGCTCGTCTTTCAAGAAGAGGTCGGCCGCGTCGGCGCCCCCGCGACCAACGGCGGCATCAACCTGGTCGGGCCTTGCCTGATGGTGCACGGCACCGAGGCGCAGAAGCAGCGCTTCCTGCCGCCGATCGCCCGCGGCGAGGCGTACTGGTGCCAGGGCTTCTCCGAGCCGGGATCGGGCTCCGATCTGGCGTCGCTGCAACTGCGCGCCGTGCGCGACGGCGACGACTTCGTGCTCAACGGCCAGAAGATCTGGACCAGCGGCGCCCAGTACGCCGGCTGGATCCATGTGCTGGGCCGCACCGATCCGGACGCGCCCAAGCACCGCGGCATCACCTACTTCATGGCGGAGATGTCCTCGCCGGGGATCAGCGTGCGGCCGATCGTACAGATGAACGGCCGCTCCGGCTTCAACGAGACGTTCTTCGAGAACGTGCGCGTACCCGCCAACCAGATCATCGGCGAAATCAACCGCGGCTGGTACGCGGCGACGACGACGCTCGACTTCGAGCGCTCCGGCATCGGCTTCGTCGTCGGCGCCGAGCGCACGCTGGCGAAGCTCACGGCCTTCGCCGGCATGGCCAGTCCCAGCGGCGGGAAGCCGGCGGATCTGCCCGGAGTGCGTGCCCGCCTGGCTGAGCTGCAGATCGAGGCCGCGGTCGGGCGCTGGCTGGCGTACCGCGTGGCCTGGATGCAGGGACGGGGGCTGATCCCTAACTACGAGTCGTCGATGTCCAAGGTCTACGGCACGGAGCTGAATCAGCGCGTGGCCGCGGCGGGCATCAACCTGCTGGGGCTGTACGGCGGCCTGCGTCCGGGTTCGCCCTTCGCGCCGCTGCAGGGCGAGTTGGAGGACATGTATCTCTCCACCGTCTCGTACACGATCGCGGCGGGCACCAGCGAGATCCAGCGCAACATCATCGCCACGCGCGGCCTCGGCTTGCCCAGGGGTTAG